The window GGCCGTACTCCGGGTGCCCGGGAGTCTTGGAGCCCCACGTACGCAACGACTTGATGTCTTCCAGTTCCAGCCCGAATCCGCCGAGGTAGAGCTGGATATAGAGCGTCAGGCTGGAGTGGCCGCAGGACAGGACGAAGCGGTCGCGGTTGATCCAGTTGGGATCGGCGGGATCGTGGCGCATCACCTTTTGGAAGAGCAGGTACGCCGCCGGGGCGAGGCTCATCGCGGTGCCGGGGTGTCCGTTGCCGACCTTCTGCACCGCGTCCATCGCGAGAGCGCGGACGGTGTTGACCGCCTTGTCGTCGAGTTCGGTCCAGTCGAGCTTGGCGGGCAGTGTGGTCACGGGGTTCCTCTCGGCGGATTCATCTGTCGGCAGTCGGCGGCGCTGCCACCGAATCGAGCCTACCGAGGGCTGACGTTAGACTCGACCCCGCAATCCACCCACACCTTCCCGGGTCCATTTCTCAAAGGGTTCTTGTTCGTGACTCACGTCGGCTCCTCGGCATCGGCTGCGGCTGCAGATGACGCGACGACTCCTTCGAAGGCTGACCCGAACGCCGACCGTGCCACCTGGCGCGATGTGGTCGCGGCTTACGTCGGTCTCACCAAGCCGCGCGTGATCGAACTCCTCCTCCTGACCACGGTCCCGGTGATGTTCTACGCCGCGGGCGGCATCCCGCCGTTGGGCCTCGTCGTGGCGACCGTCGTCGGTGGGGCCTTGTCCGCGGGCTCGGCCTCGGCACTCAACTGCGTCTATGACCGCGACATCGACGAGCAGATGCGGCGTACGCGGCGACGCGCGCTGCCGCGACACATCGTCTCGCCCGTCTCGGCCACGATCTTCGGCATTGCGCTGGGCGTGATCGCGACCGTGATCTTGGCCGTGTGGGTCAACTGGCTCTCGGCCGGACTCGCGTTGGTCGCTGAGTTGTTCTACCTGTTCGTCTACACGATGTGGCTCAAGCGTCGGACGACTCAGAACATCGTGTGGGGCGGCCTGGCGGGCTGCTTCCCGGCCCTGATCGGCTGGACCGCGGTAACCAACGAACTTGCCTGGCCCCCGGTCGTACTCTTCCTGGTCGTCTTCTTCTGGACCCCACCACACACCTGGGCGCTGGCGCTGCGCTATCGCGAAGACTATGCGGGCGTCGACGTGCCGATGTTGCCCGTGGTCAAGCCGGCGGCCGAGGTTGGCAAGCAGATCGTGCTCTACACCTGGGCGACCGTGGCGACCTCACTGGCGTTGTGGCCGATCGCGGACACCTCCTGGGTGTACGTCGCGGCAGCGGTCGTGCTCGGTGCGGTCTTCCTGGTCTCGGCACACCGACTCTGGTCGCGCACCCGGCGTACCGAAGTCCTCGCCGAGATCCAGCCGATGAACCTCTTCCACGTCTCGAACCTCTACCTGGCCCTGCTGTTCGTGGCCGTGGCCCTGGACCCCGTCCTGCGTTGAGTTGGGCCCAACTCAACGGGGGTGGGGGAGCACTGCCAACGCGATCCGCGCCAGTCCGGCGGCGAGCAAGCCAGCGCCCAGCATGTGCAGCGCGACCAGCAACACCGGCAGATCGAGCCAGTACTGCACCCAGCCGAGGACGCCTTGACTGACCTCGATCGCCAGCACGATGGCGGCGATCAGCGACAGCCACCGATCACGCGTACGCAAGGCGAGCACGAGTAGGGCGAGCGTGAGAGCCACGAGGAGATAGACCGCGTACGCGTGCCAGTGCGACATGGTGGCCGGGTCCAGCCCATTTCGTTTCGCGTCTTCGTCGCCCGCATGGGGTCCGGCGCCGGTCACGACCGTGCCGAGGTACAGCACGATCCAGCCGACGACGAATGTCGCGAACGCGACTGCACGCGTGAGCGGCGCCGCCGCCGACCGGGTGGGCGAACGAAGATGGTCGAGCAGCGCCACGCACAACATCACGATCACCATCGAGGCGATGAAGTGGAAGCCCACGACCCACGGGTTCAACTGCGTCAACACGGTGATCCCGCCGATGATCGCCTGGAGCGGGATCCCGAAGGCGATCAAGGTGGAGATGATCAGCGCGCGTCGATTGCGCGAGGCCAGCGCGGCGAGGAACAGCAAGATCGCCAGCGCGACGAGGACGAAGGTCAGCAGCCGGTTGCCGAATTCGATGACGCCATGGATACCCAACTCGCCGTGTGCGCGATAGGACTCCTCGGTGCATCGCGGCCACGTCGGGCAGCCCAGACCCGAGCCGGTCAGGCGTACTGCCGCACCCGTCACAACGAGCATGATGTTGGCCAGCAGGTTGGCGATCGCCAACGGCCACAGCCAACGCGTGAGCGGGGCCAGTCGGTCGGTCATTCCCATCGGAAGGTCCTCGCGGTCAGTGCGGTGGCGACGATGCCCCAGGCCAGGAGTACGAGCAGCGCCCCCGGCGCCCAGGCCCCGTCGAGGAACGCAGTCCGGAGGGCATCTCCCAGCGCTCCCGACGGCAGCAGGCGTACGAAGCCCTCTGCCGAACCGTAGGTCGAGGTCGGGAGTACGACGCCGCCTCCGGCCATCAGGAGCAGATAGACAAGATTGGCCGCGGCAAGCGTGGCCTCGGCTCGAAGCACGCCGGCCACGAGCATTCCCAGACCCGCGAACGCGAAGGTGCCGAGCAGCACTCCGACCAGCGCCGCGGGCACCCCACCCCACGCAGGGCTCCAGCCGAGCGCGAGCCCCACACCGCCGATCACGATCATCTGAGCCACCATCACGATGGCCAGCGCGAGCACCTTGCCCAGCAGGAGCCCGGAGCGGGGCAGGGGAGATGCGCCCAGTCGTTTGATCACGCCATAGCGGCGTTCGAAGCCGGTGGCGATCGCCAGCGACGTGAAGGCCGACGACATCACAGCCAGGGCTAGCACTCCCGGGGTGAAGACGTCGACCGCCGGTGACGAGAGGTCTAGGCCCAGGCGATCCGCGCCCAGAACCGCGCCGACCAACACGAGCACGGGGACCACGACCGCGAGCAGGAGTTGTTCCCCGTTGCGCACCAGGAGACGGGCTTCCATGGTGGCTTGAGCACGCACCATCTGCGCGTACGGGGCCGCCCCCGGCGCGGGTGTGAACAGGCTCATCGGCCGTCACCGGTCAGCGCCAAGAACACCTCTTCGAGCGACTGCTCGCCCGCCGTCAACTCTGCGGGTGTGCCCGACGCCACCAGGCGTCCGCGGTCGATGATGTGAACCTCATCGGCCAGTTTCTCCGCCTCGTCCATGAAGTGTGTGGTGAGTACGACGGTCGCCCCGGCGTCGCGCACCTCGCGCAGCAACTGCCAGGTCGCGCGTCGCGCGTGCGGGTCCATGCCCGCTGTGGGCTCGTCGACGAACAGCAGTTCGGGGCGTCCGATCAAGGCCATCGCCAACGACAGCCGTTGCTGCTGGCCTCCCGACAGCCGCCGATACGGCGTCCG of the Nocardioides sp. genome contains:
- a CDS encoding COX15/CtaA family protein, translated to MGMTDRLAPLTRWLWPLAIANLLANIMLVVTGAAVRLTGSGLGCPTWPRCTEESYRAHGELGIHGVIEFGNRLLTFVLVALAILLFLAALASRNRRALIISTLIAFGIPLQAIIGGITVLTQLNPWVVGFHFIASMVIVMLCVALLDHLRSPTRSAAAPLTRAVAFATFVVGWIVLYLGTVVTGAGPHAGDEDAKRNGLDPATMSHWHAYAVYLLVALTLALLVLALRTRDRWLSLIAAIVLAIEVSQGVLGWVQYWLDLPVLLVALHMLGAGLLAAGLARIALAVLPHPR
- a CDS encoding ABC transporter permease — its product is MSLFTPAPGAAPYAQMVRAQATMEARLLVRNGEQLLLAVVVPVLVLVGAVLGADRLGLDLSSPAVDVFTPGVLALAVMSSAFTSLAIATGFERRYGVIKRLGASPLPRSGLLLGKVLALAIVMVAQMIVIGGVGLALGWSPAWGGVPAALVGVLLGTFAFAGLGMLVAGVLRAEATLAAANLVYLLLMAGGGVVLPTSTYGSAEGFVRLLPSGALGDALRTAFLDGAWAPGALLVLLAWGIVATALTARTFRWE
- a CDS encoding heme o synthase, which produces MTHVGSSASAAAADDATTPSKADPNADRATWRDVVAAYVGLTKPRVIELLLLTTVPVMFYAAGGIPPLGLVVATVVGGALSAGSASALNCVYDRDIDEQMRRTRRRALPRHIVSPVSATIFGIALGVIATVILAVWVNWLSAGLALVAELFYLFVYTMWLKRRTTQNIVWGGLAGCFPALIGWTAVTNELAWPPVVLFLVVFFWTPPHTWALALRYREDYAGVDVPMLPVVKPAAEVGKQIVLYTWATVATSLALWPIADTSWVYVAAAVVLGAVFLVSAHRLWSRTRRTEVLAEIQPMNLFHVSNLYLALLFVAVALDPVLR